In one Nicotiana tomentosiformis chromosome 6, ASM39032v3, whole genome shotgun sequence genomic region, the following are encoded:
- the LOC104086148 gene encoding uncharacterized protein, producing the protein MGLDPMNQSIDKNAADGSFMDKTFARVTQILDKMVKHNQAWHSEDTTGGIAYGTPSLTNMIKENQERDQVITGLATNVNVLTKMFTESQTKKVNVVEDVQPMSNEEYEEENYVNNTQGGYQRQPYQGSGQQHQWRSNPQGQGNQQWRNDQGSSNQGNWSNNNNFSNRSSNPYVPPKRQYSNSPHWKESSSSESKLENMLKRVLQNQERSDTLMKNMNEIVGSHTASIQKFELQMRDLSRYQNSKQKGTLPSETIANPKGSGSSLTSHCMAITTRSGKLLQGENEQVVEVEDSEQEVKAKVEVPIVVEVERLPKKVDDSKLEKFYDILKQLSVNIPFVETFQEMPGFAKYLKDLITKRKTTKNEVVNVTHRVSSIIATNTVQKKEDPGAFTNPCTIGLRDFVRALCDNGASINLIPLAI; encoded by the exons ATGGGCTTGGATCCTATGAATCAATCCATAGACAAAAATGCAGCGGATGGATCTTTTATGGATAAAACATTTGCAAGGGTCACACAAATCCTTGACAAGATGGTAAAACATAACCAAGCTTGGCACTCGGAAGACACCACGGGTGGAATTGCATATGGTACTCCTTCCTTGACCAACATGATTAAGGAGAACCAAGAAAGAGATCAAGTAATTACCGGGCTTGCCACCAATGTCAACGTGTTGACGAAAATGTTCACTGAAAGCCAAACAAAAAAGGTAAATGTTGTGGAAGATGTGCAGCCCATGTCAAATGAGGAATACGAAGAAGAAAATTATGTCAACAATACTCAAGGAGGATATCAAAGACAACCCTACCAAGGTTCAGGACAACAACACCAATGGAGGTCTAACCCGCAAGGGCAAGGCAACCAACAATGGCGAAACGACCAAGGTagttcaaatcaaggaaattggagtaacAATAACAACTTTTCAAATCGGAGTTCAAACCCCTATGTTCCACCAAAGAGGCAATATTCTAACTCTCCACATTGGAAGGAAAGTTCTTCTAGTGAGTCCAAGTTGGAAAACATGCTTAAAAGAGTATTGCAAAATCAAGAGAGATCCGACACTTTAATGAAGAATATGAACGAGATTGTGGGTTCTCACACTGCATCTATTCAAAAGTTCGAATTGCAAATGAGGGATCTTTCAAGATATCAAAATTCGAAGCAAAAAGGCACGCTCCCAAGTGAAACAATTGCAAACCCAAAAGGTAGTGGGAGTAGTCTAACTTCTCATTGTATGGCAATCACAACTCGAAGTGGGAAACTACTTCAAGGAGAGAATGAACAAGTGGTCGAAGTGGAAGATTCTGAACAAGAAGTCAAGGCAAAAGTTGAGGTGCCAATTGTTGTTGAAGTTGAAAGACTCCCGAAAAAG GTTGATGATAGCAAACTCGAGAAGTTCTATgacatcctaaagcaattatcggTGAACATTCCATTTGTGGAAACATTTCAAGAGATGCCGGGTTTTGCTAagtatttgaaggacttgatcacTAAAAGGAAAACCACCAAGAATGAAGTGGTGAATGTGACTCACCGGGTTAGTTCCATCATTGCAACAAACACCGTCCAAAAGAAAGAGGACCCGGGAGCCTTCACCAATCCATGCACTATTGGATTGCGCGATTTTGTACGAGCCCTTTGTGATAATGGGGCTAGCATCAACTTGATTCCCCTGGCTATTTAA